One Bacillus sp. SM2101 genomic window, CAATAGTCGTGTCATAGGAACGTCTAATCCAGATAATGAGAAAATTGTTGGGAAAAGAATGACTGAGCGTGGGATTAATCTTGCGCTTATTGTTGGAACAGCTAGTGATGAATTGGTTATAGAACCAAATACAGGGTTCAGATTGCGTGTATTATCAACACCTATCAAGTCAAATGATGAAATTGTTGGTGCGATATACTTAGTAGCCTCTATGGAAAATGTCTATAATCAAATGAAGCAAATTAATCGTATTCTTGTAACAGGAACAGTTTTAGCTATGGTCATTACTGCCGTATTAGGGATCTTTTTAGCCCATACGATTACTCGTCCAATTTCAGATATGAGAAAACAAGCTCTTGCGATGGCAAAAGGAAATTTCTCTAGAAAGGTTCGTATTTACGGATATGATGAAATTGGTCAATTAGCATTAACCTTTAATTATTTATCTAGAAAACTCCAAGAAGCACAAGCGTCTACAGAGGGTGAAAGACGTAAGCTTGCTTCAGTTATTACACATATGACAGACGGGGTTATAGCGACTGACAGAACAGGACATATCATTTTAATAAATGATCCTGCCTTAAAACTATTAGGTATATCTAGGGAAGACGTATTTAATGAACCTATTATTTCGGCCTTAGGATTAGAGGATGAACTTAATTTTGATACACTTTTAAATGAGAGAGAATCTTTAATACTCGACGTGAGTACAAAGGATAACTCTTATATACTTCGGGTGAATTTTTCTGTCATTGAAAATAAAATCGGTATTACAAATGGCTTAATAGCTGTTTTACATGATGTGACCGAGCAAGAGAAGATCGAGCAGGAACGGCGAGAATTTGTTGCGAATGTGTCACATGAATTAAGAACGCCACTTACGACAATGAGAAGTTATTTGGAAGCATTAGCCGAAGGGGCATGGCAGGACAAAGATATTGCACCACAGTTTTTACATGTTACACAAACAGAAACTGAACGTATGATAAGACTAGTGAAGGATTTACTTCAGCTATCTAAGTTAGATAGTAGGGATTACTCATTACATAGAACACCTGTTAATTTTATTGAATTTTTTCATCAGATTATTGATCGATTTGAAATTTCAAAGAATCAATATGTAACTTTCAAAAGACAGCTACCAGATGAAAAAATTACGGTTAGTATTGATAAGGATAAAGTAACTCAAGTCATAGATAACATCATTTCAAATGCATTAAAATACTCTCCAGAAGGAGGACAAGTCAGCTTCTCTTTGAGGAAAAATGTTAATCATCTTGAAGTAATCATAAGTGATGAAGGTGTCGGTATTCCTAAGGCAAACCTTGCACATATATTCGATAGGTTTTATAGAGTTGATAAGGCTAGAAGCCGTAACCTAGGTGGAACAGGTCTAGGTTTGGCAATTTCCAAAGAAATGATAGAAGCACATGGAGGAGACATTTGGGCAGAGAGTGAGGAGGGCAAGGGTACGACAATTTTCTTTACACTCCCACTTGAAAAGGAGCAAGAGGATGAGTGGTCATGAAATTTGAGGTCTTAAAATCAATATTGCTAACAACATTAGTGCTGATCAGTATTATTTTAACATGGAATATTTGGACTTTCCAAAATAAGTATAAAACATTAGAAAATCCAGATATTAATCAATTTGTTTTAGTTAACAATGAAACTCGTGATGTTGAAGAACTGATTAAACCTAGTCAAATGTTTATTCATTATAATTACGATGATTATGGAACAAATGAATATTACAAAATTGATAAAATGGTATCAGAAATACAAAAATGGATTATTACGAATGTAACAAATATATCTAATACTATTCCACAAAAAGATTTTTTATCATTTATCCATGGAGATAATAAAATTGAAATAGTCTATCAAGACCAAGTTCCAGCTGAATTTACGAAGAAAATGTTTCAATTTCAAAATCCAGATATTTTAGTCGGGCTGTATGATCGTATCGTTGTTGATGTGGATAAGGGAGAATTATATTTTGTTTTATATGATAAGCAAAGAGTGTATAAAGCATCACTAGATAATGTTTATTTAGAAAATATAAGGAAAAATTTCCAAGAAAAAAAATCGTATACACACTATATCCCATACGACATCAATGAAGTAAAACGCATTTATGTACCATCGGGAGAGCAAGCTGTATATCAATTGGAATATACGTATGAAACACTAGCTCCAGAAGTATTTAAGGATGCTCTTTTTAGTGATCCTAAATCTGTTCAAAAGGAATCATTATCTTCACACGTGGTTGTGTATACAGATGGCTCACGATTTATGGAAGTAAATTCTTTAACGAATCGTTTAAAGTTTGAGAATCCAGTATCAGAGGATAGTGACATATTAAGTACCGCAAATACTGTATTAAAAAGCATTGATTTTGTAAATAGTCATGGTGGATGGACGGATAAATATCGTTATTGGAGCTGGGATGAGAACAGAGAAAAGTATACGCAAACGACAGAGTTTCAGTTATTTTTACGAAACCTACCTGTTTTCAATGAAAGTAACCTTACAAAAATTGAACAATATTGGCGAAATGGCAAATTATATCGATATGAACGCCCGATGATTGAACTAAAAATATCTGAACATAGGGAGGTTACTATACCAACGGGTGAAGAAATTATTAATCATTTGGAACAAATGGAACAATTTAATAAAAATTCACTTGAAGATCTAATCCTAGGCTATAGGCTTAGACGAGATGATCGAGATGTTTTGATTTTTGATCCAGTTTGGTTTTATCGTTATAACAACATCTGGCGTCATATTAATGTAGAAGAGGTAGGAGGAGAGTATATTGGATTGGAATAAGACGAAAACCATTTTCATTATTACTTTTCTCTTGCTAGATATTTTTTTAATCTATCAGTTACTTGAAATGCGCAATAATAACCAATTAATGATACTGACAGAAAAAACAATTGAGGAAAATTTAGCTGCTGACGATATTACTTATGTTAAAATTCCTGAGGTAGAGGAGAGAGGAAAATATTTAAGCGGTGAAAGTAGATTGTTTACGGAAGAAGAACTAACGAAACTAGCTGGTCAGGATATACCTATTGTTGATACTACAATAGTAGAATCAACATTGTTAACACCGTATCCATTAGAAGAAGCAAAGCTTGACTTCCTACTAAGTCAATTTTTCAAAGAGTATATTATTGATGGCGATAAATATACTCTTTGGGAAATGGATGAGGGGCTAAACCAAATTATTTTCTATCAACTATTTAATGATAAAGTTATTTACAACGAACAAAATAGTAGTATTATCGTACAACTTAATGACATAAATGAAATTATTTCTTATAGGCAGACAATGCTTAATATAGAAGAATACGAAAAAGAAGAAGAAATTATTCCTGCGATAAAGGCGTTAGAAATTCTCCACAATAAGAACTTATTAAAGTTTGGTAGCCAAATAACAGAAATTGAGTTAGGATATTATTCAATTGTGCCATTTACAACTCCCCAATCAAAGGTTCTTACACCGACTTGGCAATTTGTCGTAAATGATCAGGAAAACTATTACGTCAATGCATTTGAGGGGAAAGTAATTGACGAGGAAAGTTTGGAGTGAAAGAAAGTATGAGTTTACAATTTAGTGTGCTTGCAAGTGGCAGTACTGGAAATGCGTTTTATATAGAAACGAACGAGCAATCAATATTAGTTGATGCTGGCTTAAGTGGTAAACAGATGGAGCGATTATTTCTTCAGATTGACCGTTCGATAAGTAATCTATCTGGAATTTTAGTAACTCATGAACATGTTGATCATATAAAAGGGATAGGTGTATTAGCT contains:
- the walK gene encoding cell wall metabolism sensor histidine kinase WalK, whose translation is MKKVGVFRSIHIKFILIYILLILIAMQIIGVYFVRKLEGQLVEGFKVSLDRQENILSYYLEEAITLERDEQASTVEDDVKNILRDYDYQDIIEVRVIDINSRVIGTSNPDNEKIVGKRMTERGINLALIVGTASDELVIEPNTGFRLRVLSTPIKSNDEIVGAIYLVASMENVYNQMKQINRILVTGTVLAMVITAVLGIFLAHTITRPISDMRKQALAMAKGNFSRKVRIYGYDEIGQLALTFNYLSRKLQEAQASTEGERRKLASVITHMTDGVIATDRTGHIILINDPALKLLGISREDVFNEPIISALGLEDELNFDTLLNERESLILDVSTKDNSYILRVNFSVIENKIGITNGLIAVLHDVTEQEKIEQERREFVANVSHELRTPLTTMRSYLEALAEGAWQDKDIAPQFLHVTQTETERMIRLVKDLLQLSKLDSRDYSLHRTPVNFIEFFHQIIDRFEISKNQYVTFKRQLPDEKITVSIDKDKVTQVIDNIISNALKYSPEGGQVSFSLRKNVNHLEVIISDEGVGIPKANLAHIFDRFYRVDKARSRNLGGTGLGLAISKEMIEAHGGDIWAESEEGKGTTIFFTLPLEKEQEDEWS
- the yycH gene encoding two-component system activity regulator YycH, producing the protein MKFEVLKSILLTTLVLISIILTWNIWTFQNKYKTLENPDINQFVLVNNETRDVEELIKPSQMFIHYNYDDYGTNEYYKIDKMVSEIQKWIITNVTNISNTIPQKDFLSFIHGDNKIEIVYQDQVPAEFTKKMFQFQNPDILVGLYDRIVVDVDKGELYFVLYDKQRVYKASLDNVYLENIRKNFQEKKSYTHYIPYDINEVKRIYVPSGEQAVYQLEYTYETLAPEVFKDALFSDPKSVQKESLSSHVVVYTDGSRFMEVNSLTNRLKFENPVSEDSDILSTANTVLKSIDFVNSHGGWTDKYRYWSWDENREKYTQTTEFQLFLRNLPVFNESNLTKIEQYWRNGKLYRYERPMIELKISEHREVTIPTGEEIINHLEQMEQFNKNSLEDLILGYRLRRDDRDVLIFDPVWFYRYNNIWRHINVEEVGGEYIGLE
- the yycI gene encoding two-component system regulatory protein YycI codes for the protein MDWNKTKTIFIITFLLLDIFLIYQLLEMRNNNQLMILTEKTIEENLAADDITYVKIPEVEERGKYLSGESRLFTEEELTKLAGQDIPIVDTTIVESTLLTPYPLEEAKLDFLLSQFFKEYIIDGDKYTLWEMDEGLNQIIFYQLFNDKVIYNEQNSSIIVQLNDINEIISYRQTMLNIEEYEKEEEIIPAIKALEILHNKNLLKFGSQITEIELGYYSIVPFTTPQSKVLTPTWQFVVNDQENYYVNAFEGKVIDEESLE